The Coffea eugenioides isolate CCC68of chromosome 8, Ceug_1.0, whole genome shotgun sequence genome has a segment encoding these proteins:
- the LOC113780356 gene encoding uncharacterized protein LOC113780356: MPKTRSQRNAGGSKGTERGGSQNPSRGPTPGEGGAGPSRIPPEQLVQTVAQNLPTFEAIMNYLKEQSGGHQDKEPKVQGADPSESRTGSPTKTGAKRAHREVTREQVEVMEPSHKNSRTEHPEPVRRLPRENLSPRRERQQVRDELDLLLDPEADRYIASPFVLDIEEFQLPAKFKIPNMKPYDATTDPEDHLFVFMTQMRLQTAADAVRCKTFPMFLEGRARQWFQGLPPRSISSFTQLARQFSAQFVSSRAYSKSTAHLMTIQQKAEESLREYMVRFNNESLQVQDRDDKVVMAAFINGLRKQKLYTELVERPPKTVREMLDRAHEKANAEEANRLKSAQEKLRDDKRRKGADQVRARPDPGRRGAYDRLPRSSPMGGDKSWTGLTAPRARVLAVMEQEGLSRPPRPLVGDKSRRDQGLYCAYHRDVGHDTEDCRHLKKDIEKLIKRGHLGQFVREERADQQRGRPRSERPSYLRDRPQGPRGRTPEQEIQNLAGVINTIAGGPAGGDSHAARRHNRPPPTGESSAKRLKMYEEIIYGPEDAVPLASNNHEAIVIEVITCNFKVRKVYIDNGSAIDVLYYKTFKELQLEDRQLVPVRTPLIGFAGPPVRPEGMITLQVTVGVAPRCRTIPVNFAVVKEPSSYNVILGRPTLNALRAVCSTLHLSMKFPTSAGVAEVLGDPEVARACYIATLKGKEKLVAQTICLESWEPLEKGERLETDEGLAELPVQPDRPERTVKVGAGLGELIRSSLESLLEGVR; this comes from the coding sequence ATGCCGAAGACTAGGTCGCAGAGGAACGCTGGCGGGTCCAAGGGGACCGAGCGTGGTGGCTCCCAAAACCCCTCTCGGGGTCCAACACCCGGAGAAGGAGGGGCAGGGCCCTCACGAATCCCGCCTGAACAACTGGTTCAGACAGTGGCCCAAAACTTGCCCACCTTCGAGGCAATCATGAACTACCTCAAAGAGCAGTCGGGAGGTCATCAGGACAAGGAGCCCAAGGTTCAGGGAGCAGATCCGTCAGAATCCCGAACTGGGAGTCCCACCAAAACTGGGGCCAAGCGAGCACACCGGGAAGTCACGCGTGAGCAAGTCGAGGTCATGGAACCTTCTCACAAGAACTCCCGGACTGAACACCCGGAGCCCGTCCGGAGGCTCCCCAGGGAAAACCTCTCCCCCCGAAGAGAGAGACAGCAGGTGCGGGACGAACTGGACCTACTTCTGGACCCAGAAGCGGACAGGTACATTGCTTCCCCCTTTGTGCTCGATATCGAGGAGTTTCAACTGCCCGCGAAATTCAAAATCCCGAACATGAAGCCTTACGACGCAACTACGGATCCGGAAGACCACCTGTTTGTGTTCATGACGCAGATGCGTTTACAAACAGCCGCGGATGCGGTCAGGTGCAAGACCTTCCCAATGTTCCTAGAAGGAAGGGCTCGGCAGTGGTTCCAGGGGCTTCCCCCTAGATCGATCAGTTCTTTCACTCAGCTCGCACGGCAGTTCTCAGCACAGTTCGTTTCTTCACGAGCTTATTCTAAAAGCACCGCGCACCTCATGACTATCCAACAGAAGGCCGAGGAGTCCTTGCGCGAGTACATGGTGCGCTTCAATAATGAGTCCCTTCAGGTTCAAGATCGCGACGACAAGGTGGTCATGGCCGCCTTCATCAACGGGCTGCGCAAGCAAAAGCTGTACACCGAACTGGTGGAGAGACCTCCCAAGACAGTTCGGGAGATGTTAGATCGAGCCCATGAGAAGGCCAACGCGGAGGAAGCCAATCGCCTTAAGAGTGCACAAGAAAAATTAAGGGATGACAAGCGCAGGAAGGGCGCCGACCAAGTGAGGGCACGGCCTGACCCGGGAAGGAGGGGTGCTTATGACCGCCTCCCCAGGAGTAGCCCGATGGGAGGGGACAAGTCCTGGACTGGCCTCACGGCACCCAGAGCTCGAGTGCTCGCAGTAATGGAGCAGGAGGGGCTATCCCGACCTCCTCGACCTTTGGTTGGGGACAAAAGCAGACGGGATCAAGGTCTGTATTGCGCTTATCATCGGGACGTGGGGCACGATACGGAGGACTGTCGTCACCTCAAGAAAGACATTGAAAAGCTCATCAAACGAGGTCATCTGGGGCAGTTTGTACGAGAGGAACGAGCTGACCAGCAACGGGGAAGGCCCAGGTCGGAACGTCCGAGCTACCTGCGGGACCGGCCTCAGGGGCCCCGGGGCCGAACTCCCGAGCAGGAAATACAGAACCTGGCGGGGGTGATTAACACCATCGCCGGAGGACCTGCGGGTGGAGATAGCCATGCAGCTCGGCGGCATAACCGTCCCCCTCCCACGGGGGAGAGCTCGGCCAAGCGTTTGAAGATGTATGAGGAAATAATCTATGGACCTGAAGACGCAGTCCCCTTGGCCTCTAATAACCATGAAGCCATTGTGATAGAAGTCATCACCTGTAACTTCAAGGTGAGGAAAGTGTATATAGACAACGGGAGTGCCATAGACGTGCTTTATTATAAGACCTTCAAGGAGCTGCAGCTGGAGGATAGACAGCTTGTACCGGTTCGAACTCCGTTGATCGGCTTTGCTGGTCCTCCTGTGAGGCCGGAAGGGATGATCACTCTCCAGGTCACGGTGGGAGTGGCCCCAAGGTGCCGGACGATCCCGGTAAACTTCGCGGTGGTTAAGGAGCCGTCATCCTACAACGTAATCCTGGGACGTCCCACGTTGAATGCCCTCCGGGCTGTTTGTTCTACCTTGCACCTCAGCATGAAATTTCCTACTTCTGCGGGGGTGGCTGAGGTGCTGGGAGATCCAGAAGTGGCAAGGGCGTGTTATATTGCCACCCTCAAGGGTAAAGAAAAACTGGTAGCTCAGACAATTTGTTTGGAATCCTGGGAACCCCTGGAGAAGGGAGAAAGATTGGAGACAGACGAGGGATTGGCCGAGCTGCCCGTCCAGCCCGACCGACCTGAGCGCACAGTAAAGGTCGGCGCCGGCCTGGGTGAGCTGATCAGAAGCTCTTTGGAATCTCTCTTGGAAGGAGTACGCTGA